TGAATTACACCTCGATCACGCCCGATCAGCGCGAGGAAATGCTCGCCGCGATCGGCGCATCGTCGATTGACGACCTGTTCGCCGTGATCCCCGAGAAGTCGCGGTTCAAGGGCGACCTCGACCTCCCCCCGGCGATGAGCGAGCTCGAGCTGCAGCGTGAGCTCGCGAAACTCAGCTCGATGAACAAGCACATGCTCAACAGCGTGTCGTTCATGGGCGCCGGCGCGTACGACCACTTCATCCCGTCGTTCATCGATCAGATCGTGAACCGAGGCGAGATCCTGACCGCCTACACGCCTTACCAGGCCGAAGCGTCGCAGGGCTCGCTGCAGGCGTTCTTCGAGTTCCAGACGCAGATCGCTCGCCTCACCGGGCTCGACATCGCCAACGCCTCGCTCTACGAGGGCGCCAGCGCGTGCAACGAGGCCGCCCTGCTCGCGCTCAACACCACCGGCAAGCGCCGCGTGCTGATCGCCGACACCGTGCACCCCGACTACCGCAAGGTCGTCGAGACGGGCCTGTCGGACCTGCCTGCCGAACTCGTAGTCGTCAAGAGCGAGAACGGGCGCATCAGCGCCGACGCCGTGAAGGCAGCGTCGAACAACGACACCGCGTGTCTGATCGTGCAGTCGCCCAACTTCTTCGGGCTGATCGAAGACTGGAAGGGGCTCTTCGACGCTTTCCAGGCCACGAGCACATCCGGGCACCGCCCGCTGAACGTCGCGGTGTTCAACCCCACGGCGTGCGCGCTGCTCAAGAACCCGGGCCAGTGCGGCGCCGACGTCGCGTGCGGCGAGGGCCAGCCCCTGGGCGTGCCCCTCCAGTTCGGCGGGCCGTATCTCGGGCTCTTCGCCGCGAAGAAGGAGTTCATGCGCCGCATGCCGGGTCGCCTC
This Phycisphaeraceae bacterium DNA region includes the following protein-coding sequences:
- the gcvPA gene encoding aminomethyl-transferring glycine dehydrogenase subunit GcvPA, with the protein product MNYTSITPDQREEMLAAIGASSIDDLFAVIPEKSRFKGDLDLPPAMSELELQRELAKLSSMNKHMLNSVSFMGAGAYDHFIPSFIDQIVNRGEILTAYTPYQAEASQGSLQAFFEFQTQIARLTGLDIANASLYEGASACNEAALLALNTTGKRRVLIADTVHPDYRKVVETGLSDLPAELVVVKSENGRISADAVKAASNNDTACLIVQSPNFFGLIEDWKGLFDAFQATSTSGHRPLNVAVFNPTACALLKNPGQCGADVACGEGQPLGVPLQFGGPYLGLFAAKKEFMRRMPGRLIGQTEDGEGRRAFSLVLQTREQHIRGAKATSNICTNQGLLAMRATMYMTAMGPAGIREVAEQCWHKAHYLAKKIAAIPGFSLRYQGEFFHEFVVKCPGPVTPIVEHCKKHGFLPGVALNARRLGRPGAPDELLIAVTEKRTREELDAFAKCLSEAPRA